TTTGAGTTTTTTGGTCTTCAAACATCACTGCGCCGTCAGCTGCAGTATCACTTTGTACGGAGCATCACCGATGTTGCAACGGGTTTCGACGTTGCAGAACGGTTATGGGAGTATGCTGAACGGGAGCTGCATTACACAGCACTGGATATGCTCAAACGTCTTGTTGCCTCAAAGTCGGTGTCCATCCCCAATCCCGATATACTGCTCAGGCGATGTGAACTCCTGATTCAGGCAAACTCGTGGTGGGACAGCGTTGATTGTCTGGCACCACGGGTTGCGGGCATCATTGCCCTACGATCTCCGTCGGTGAATCTTACTGCGCTTACGGGACGCTGGATACAGCATCCCAACATGTGGATTCAAAGGTCAGCACTCATTGTACAGTTGGCGTATAAGGATCGTACGAATGCCGAGTTACTGTTTTCACTTGTTCGGGCTGTGATGGACAGTCGGGAGTTCTTCCTCCGAAAAGCCGCAGGGTGGGCTCTGCGGGAATACTCGAAAACTAATCCTCAGGCAGTACGTGGATTCCTTGATTGTAATAAATCAAGCCTTAGCCCCCTCACATACCGCGAAGCGTCGAAATACTGTTAACAGCAGAGAGTATCTGGCTGGTGCCAATACTGCGGGCACATAAAAAATGTTTTTCCGGACACTGTGCAAGCCCGTGAATACCACAGGGTCTGCATGACAGCGTC
This is a stretch of genomic DNA from Ignavibacteria bacterium. It encodes these proteins:
- a CDS encoding DNA alkylation repair protein encodes the protein MQQSNVNWVKSLKDLRSAFRTHGQPQIAAGMSAYMRNQFEFFGLQTSLRRQLQYHFVRSITDVATGFDVAERLWEYAERELHYTALDMLKRLVASKSVSIPNPDILLRRCELLIQANSWWDSVDCLAPRVAGIIALRSPSVNLTALTGRWIQHPNMWIQRSALIVQLAYKDRTNAELLFSLVRAVMDSREFFLRKAAGWALREYSKTNPQAVRGFLDCNKSSLSPLTYREASKYC